From Temnothorax longispinosus isolate EJ_2023e chromosome 3, Tlon_JGU_v1, whole genome shotgun sequence, one genomic window encodes:
- the LOC139810410 gene encoding uncharacterized protein, whose product MKSSNRKEGSIDKKRYVFFSDPDVIAKRAETSAVAAQITRELEAQQKTFKEHAADLRVPARGIKCLENLLSYYPVQPYPFTFISAVKQKLALEDRIDIGAKAHDSSSQAKSLTSSILKAASTQSLNTRNQRVQKMDFIKPLKVPDLKISPKTLDFSSRESSVSKELPSTKSEIAAMDVVHDRSDKSLRTGERVQRKLDFSSDGSSFITSESIEPLKAPNVSISSNLSKKKEHGRDSSREKENRSKRMKKDDSSCAKRDESMQDQVKRSRSPRRVSRKDVRDMGNTNVPKNDRPFLTAKSTDFSSVKSKDKNFVASIAKKDDKRQKTFNAQSVELTKDTLLESKIRMSSNESSNFPVFPSWEVLDKVAVRDNMGVLSSTENKSKDMSHYFLKQKSEMEDVKHKSDSDSRQLKEDKLSIICKDQTKRVSDKNKMLNNQGEDNKLHSVNSEPSEDVEFMSETNSSRSRISAYPISSTHASKSKDLETAVEGKQSINSAGSSKTSENVKYTEHSVAQSASTSVKKDEESCSQSIITTKEIATNDDSNDVDDSTLPEALFDSRRISLREGYSQPEFHNLMTPERMNLVFKSKRRRYLMQNNDSEVDARCPKYKPTVKSEKEQEEVELIHPTALHMQFQAELHLYDSCNESLRQIMDVEKCLYNTKREMQEQKNSQKIDKKDEEEVAQIVEDRAAATIDNDAVEKTTWNLTDYVEKKANQGNVDEAGYGFNCGKFNKAVVKVAEVQTQTVNDIATQTDISADERNVQNRLSEMRENPYEPFLRRNEMSQLPVSSAIQFEDLDQIEEMSRPSRMRTMSEISLHETTSSIKTETGTEISISTRDVTCSFNKVIDSQIARLLRDENQLSYQIKEWLKVREKTLNDKTKKLVQLEEQKRALKDTGQDSRSVKKKQRALLLKLLEEKDEILKFKLFHELTSLERKRMFEKQRGMFNPQMSTKNILTKLKKIADSQSPRRLSGPMKGYDIRSNSSMSSLIDSDKSQHDRSQIDTRLNVSESDASKIEYSKPNILISLSEGNNTSAARLDELVESKEQKKCPTQLQRKSDMSKYKLRSRKYEDKMPRADILRQKQNQLDMESKRIHPMKINIRLLENQDQIRLSQSPRLEVDASVPDYVKSESDTITLVEALRISEANRSRTSQVTDPSIQTATTAKGKESTSNAATATSESIEEEMVQDTVSKTTQSHISEISQASTSKNSKKIDKSITSDRDISKKFQPTVELKTSSKRKNSKYQKTKSASSISSENISRSKSSSHISEELIELYNKRTRVENALLQLDNNKESSILDESDFNESQTSLQTLVKHSKAKDKSSKLSTANENKGNRSAQASSRKFENDQSLSRNERDTQDASTSQISTFAVSHHSSRESEKNLSRSIVVRSQDRECEQILNARETDLASRKNCVEDWMAWHARLRAEEDRVIRMEKAAFKLVAASNVLYQQGGDTTLSSDTSDVEGRIGLLTEKLAERRLEMARLKREVKKQTKKRLRALEANLQTQIKKYDTTIHEMRKKLESKKTTKETDKLAIEPKSLADFKVPEIPLKRIQDIYKSSDLLRSRSESDLLLTRNQLKDLSKHERDSYQKFMTSENIKGANVFALKDTTDPNDSARTILDDYTSTKAYDKIRTVPSTSSTSNDARSENQIGESTADIKQTSVSYGEENAKIDSSTVRSELEVQTISDARFEDHSTINTESADDRLNTNVDQSLPKTPTILSEIPEIRNVEYSKSIPSKSEYSTENVARVTDSNILTYSRKLDFLQLNNKNLSEDISSLEKDIKALSEIMSRLSNESNEKSRADNDDRNTSQDISEIISKSVFSDQIIDIENKERQAVLPEKKVDTESSMSVNNKKSIASNAFSHDKYISDRISSEISAIIPEEAPTISNLSHEIDYEAKSREIMNEIEKSILSQHIKIASGDNQTSALEDGNEELLNDLVSELDIKSISEILSKVSESRKSLDLAKNTATQIVDDSKKSINEQSDLSEAILEKDLVKARTKEAHSLGLAEHFSTISMQSPIIAGHRSKETVSQGDSRSAPSLASSQSSHVVAKDLKSSRNILEAEVRRDAADDVKISEDLDEDIHTKVLDSTVNSRTLASTTDQNRSRTVSAGNISQDKDWTTSDSFVVPQDEISTGVREKFENLKSGLDDTLNNFSEKNVSRVDDMTNQEAESNLIGDSDVSVFLPKGESTNVAVQDVTFNDALAQSHMVKSNDELDDILDIIARENDKRKSIPGGEKLDNVMSDSMAELLDRVKDIVEKDGKNVDSHFKGLLCDMDININRTEAVSEASILNNKAQSEINVEGISESNAASMSTCKDKEAGNREEIIDGSLRTVDDKSAINVNLYVEIDNEESPREAVSEVQEIIITELDSSSAEDNVLSELEIDAKVELAEEEESCNVNEDENECVVAENEGAVPVEIKECLESISEQDSSDGEQLDNLVEVAVSGLDTVEKPVASSRDSPEPIIDDAAQTGRAEEETTDDTAEKTNETAISDAPVVGNINKTFDVLKDPEYEDISEESLEVSEILDKDDFSRTGAAKKAANLPERYQTIQKSEDVLRILDEITQKSSFDSVASNSQNNERSDQSAPSVTEEISEASGAEVSAEDDGSSPEMNRTTNRLEEESYEVDETKGRFLEKAKLQDRQSVEANDADGLSEGKAVSWRLNEDDKSRIIYELRERVSQLQEQNGSSESSEAGDTPRGVSEIEMDSPRDFNDSRLDIDILDDDLLSGTKATKQSIDMETNFHSASIVTTSDKDIEAMIYELKASVGQPGQDVAELEAKLLRIQQLQIELEIKKLEAEEVSYYVREIPNKPPPPYTPPGDGRLSASLSSPSLVTAVIPSNVEELTSFTEKATTLIYNAKLAGEDIANLEAPPEIYELTKDKSERRDRRIYNTFLFDLCKETIVEVYRAEYEKPGPSWTKPNVKIKPTMKIPKNVEELIEYVNKEVATLFGFKTKLQRENMVMRWSRKRRDRVDELLAREAQAEEDEWTKFHHDELAVKNGLTVAILDTLVMEAANVMKMAYGKKRRMMV is encoded by the exons ATGAAGAGCAGTAACCGAAAAGAAGGATCcatcgataaaaaaagatatgttttCTTCTCCGATCCGGATGTTATTGCCAAACGCGCCGAGACCTCTGCTGTT GCAGCACAGATTACTCGAGAACTTGAGGCGCAACAGAAGACTTTCAAGGAGCATGCAGCTGATTTGCGAGTGCCGGCACGTGGCATAAAGTGCTTAGAAAATTTGCTATCCTATTATCCTGTACAGCCATATCCTTTTACGTTTATTAGCGCAGTGAAACAAAAGCTCGCTTTAGAAGATCGTATTGATATTGGCGCCAAAGCACATGACTCAAGTTCTCAAGCAAAAAGTTTGACTTCTTCGATACTGAAAGCGGCTAGTACGCAAAGTTTGAATACACGGAATCAACGTGTACAAAAAATGGACTTTATCAAGCCGCTGAAAGTACCAGATCTGAAAATTTCTCCAAAAACACTGGATTTCTCCAGCAGAGAAAGTTCTGTTTCAAAGGAGCTGCCTTCGACAAAGTCTGAAATAGCTGCAATGGACGTTGTGCACGACAGATCTGACAAAAGTCTAAGAACTGGTGAAAGAGTACAGAGAAAATTAGACTTCTCTTCTGACGGATCGTCATTTATTACGTCCGAAAGCATCGAGCCGTTAAAAGCACCAAATGTCTCTATATCGTCTAATTTAAGCAAGAAGAAAGAACATGGTAGAGACAGCTCcagagaaaaggaaaacagATCTAAGAGAATGAAAAAGGATGATTCTTCGTGTGCAAAGAGGGACGAATCCATGCAAGACCAAGTAAAACGCAGTCGAAGCCCAAGACGCGTCTCCAGAAAAGATGTCAGAGATATGGGTAACACGAACGTACCAAAGAATGACAGACCATTCCTTACTGCAAAGAGTACGGACTTTTCGTCGGTAaaatcaaaagataaaaattttgtagcGTCCATTGCTAAAAAAGATGACAAAAGACAGAAGACTTTTAATGCACAGTCGGTGGAATTAACAAAAGACACGCTTCTAGAATCCAAGATTCGAATGTCCAGCAATGAATCTAGCAATTTTCCGGTTTTTCCATCTTGGGAAGTGCTAGATAAAGTTGCAGTGAGAGATAATATGGGCGTTTTATCTAGTACcgaaaataaatctaaagACATGAGCcactattttttaaagcaaaagtCTGAAATGGAAGACGTGAAACATAAATCTGATTCGGATAGTAGACAATTGAAAGAAGACAAATTAAGTATTATCTGTAAGGACCAAACGAAGAGAGTgtctgataaaaataaaatgttgaataacCAAGGCGAAGATAATAAGCTACACAGTGTCAATTCGGAGCCATCAGAAGATGTTGAATTTATGTCTGAAACAAACAGTTCCAGGAGTCGTATAAGTGCTTACCCTATAAGTTCCACGCACGCATCAAAAAGTAAAGATCTCGAAACGGCTGTGGAAGGTAAACAGAGCATTAATTCTGCCGGATCATCTAAAACTTCAGAAAATGTCAAATATACAGAACATTCCGTGGCACAGTCTGCAAGTACGAGCGTTAAAAAAGACGAGGAGTCATGTTCACAGAGCATTATTACAACTAAAGAAATAGCTACCAACGATGATTCAAATGATGTGGACGACAGTACACTGCCAGAAGCATTGTTTGATTCTAGAAGAATCTCCCTCAGAGAGGGCTATTCCCAACCAGAATTTCATAACTTAATGACGCCAGAAAGAATGAATCTTGTGTTCAAGTCTAAACGAAGGAGATACTTGATGCAGAACAATGATTCGGAAGTTGATGCAAGATGCCCCAAGTACAAGCCGACAGTAAAATCTGAAAAAGAGCAAGAGGAGGTAGAATTG ATACATCCAACAGCTTTGCATATGCAATTTCAGGCGGAACTGCATCTTTACGATTCTTGCAATGAGTCTCTCCGACAAATAATGGATGTTGAAAAGTGTCTATACAACACTAAACGCGAAATGCAAGAACAAAAGAATTCGcagaaaatcgataaaaaagaTGAAGAGGAAGTCGCGCAAATCGTAGAAGACCGTGCAGCTGCTACGATTGATAACGATGCTGTTGAGAAAA caaCATGGAATCTAACTgattatgtagaaaaaaaggCAAACCAAGGCAACGTCGATGAGGCGGGTTATGGATTTAATTGTGGAAAGTTTAATAAAGCGGTGGTCAAAGTGGCGGAGGTACAAACGCAAACGGTAAATGACATTGCGACTCAAACGGACATATCCGCGGACGAACGGAACGTGCAAAACAGATTGTCAGAGATGCGTGAAAACCCATACGAACCATTTTTGAGGAGAAATGAAATGTCTCAACTGCCTGTAAGTTCGGCCATACAATTCGAAGATTTGGACCAAATAGAAGAGATGTCACGGCCTAGCAGAATGAGGACCATGTCGGAGATTAGTTTGCACGAAACTACCTCGTCGATAAAAACGGAAACCGGGACCGAGATTAGTATCTCGACTCGAGATGTAACGTGCTcgtttaataaagttatagaTTCACAG ATAGCACGACTCTTGAGAGACGAGAATCAACTAAGCTATCAAATTAAAGAATGGCTCAAAGTTCGAGAAAAAACATTAAACGACAAAACCAAGAAATTGGTGCAGCTAGAAGAGCAAAAACGTGCATTGAAAGATACCGGACAAGACAGCCGTTCAGtgaaaaagaaacagagagCTCTGCTTCTAAAACTATTAGAAGAGAAAGATGAAATTCTAAA atttaaattgtttcACGAGCTTACAAGCCTGGAACGAAAACGTATGTTTGAAAAACAGAGAGGCATGTTTAATCCGCAAATGTCAACGAAGAATATCTTGACGAAATTGAAGAAGATCGCAGACAGCCAGTCGCCGAGAAGATTATCGGGTCCTATGAAGGGTTACGATATACGCAGTAATAGCTCTATGAGCTCCTTGATCGATTCTGATAAGTCTCAGCATGATCGGTCTCAGATCGACACGCGCCTGAACGTATCCGAGAGTGATGCATCCAAAATTGAGTATTCGAAGCCTAACATATTAATAAGTTTAAGCGAAGGAAACAACACGTCCGCGGCAAGACTCGACGAGTTAGTTGAGAGTAAGGAACAGAAGAAATGTCCCACGCAGTTACAAAGGAAAAGCGATATGTCGAAATACAAGCTGCGGTCTCGAAAGTACGAAGACAAGATGCCTAGAGCGGATATTTTGCGACAGAAGCAAAATCAGCTGGACATGGAGTCGAAACGGATTCATCccatgaaaataaatattcggcTCTTGGAAAATCAGGATCAGATCAGACTGTCGCAGTCACCGAGACTAGAAGTAGATGCGTCGGTACCTGATTATGTAAAATCGGAATCTGATACGATCACATTAGTGGAAGCGCTTCGGATCAGCGAAGCGAATAGATCAAGAACGTCGCAAGTAACAGATCCTTCCATACAAACCGCGACAACTGCAAAAGGGAAAGAATCAACTTCTAACGCTGCAACTGCCACGAGTGAATCTATAGAGGAAGAGATGGTCCAAGACACCGTTTCAAAGACGACGCAGTCACACATCTCCGAAATATCGCAGGCGAGTACGAGTAAGAACTCAAAGAAGATTGACAAGTCTATCACAAGTGACAGAGACATATCTAAAAAGTTCCAGCCTACGGTCGAACTGAAAACAAGCTCTAAGCGTAAAAATTCCAAGTATCAAAAAACGAAATCAGCCTCTAGTATATCATCGGAAAATATATCGCGGTCCAAATCAAGCTCTCATATATCGGAGGAGCTTATTGAGCTTTATAATAAACGTACAAGAGTGGAGAACGCATTGCTTCAGTTAGATAACAACAAAGAAAGTTCGATCTTGGACGAATCAGATTTTAATGAGAGCCAAACATCGCTTCAGACGCTCGTTAAGCATTCGAAGGCCAAGGACAAAAGCTCGAAGTTATCGACAGCAAACGAGAATAAGGGAAACAGGTCCGCTCAAGCTTCGAGCAGAAAATTTGAGAATGATCAAAGTCTTTCCAGGAACGAGCGGGATACTCAAGACGCATCCACGTCTCAGATTAGCACTTTTGCCGTTTCCCATCACAGTTCTCGAGAAAGCGAGAAAAATCTTTCGAGGTCTATAGTCGTTAGGTCGCAAGACAGAGAATGTGAACA GATTTTGAACGCACGCGAAACAGATCTTGCATCGCGCAAGAATTGTGTCGAAGATTGGATGGCGTGGCACGCAAGGTTAAGAGCAGAAGAGGACCGTGTTATTCGTATGGAGAAGGCGGCATTTAAACTCGTGGCAGCGTCTAATGTTTTGTATCAGCAAGGAGGAG ATACCACCTTGTCGTCTGATACGAGCGACGTCGAGGGAAGGATAGGACTTCTCACTGAGAAATTAGCGGAACGACGTCTCGAAATGGCGCGTCTAAAAAGAGAAGTGAAGAAGCAAACGAAAAAACGGCTGCGTGCTCTGGAAGCAAACCTGCAGACTCAAATCAAG AAATATGACACGACCATTCATGAGATGCGCAAAAAGTTGGAATCGAAGAAAACTACTAAAGAAACTGATAAGTTAGCTATAGAGCCAAAGTCGTTGGCCGACTTCAAAGTACCTGAAATACCGCTTAAGAGGATACAGGACATCTACAAAAGCAGCGATTTGTTGAGATCTAGGTCAGAATCGGATCTTCTATTGACGAGAAATCAGCTGAAGGATTTATCGAAGCATGAGAGGGATAGTTATCAGAAATTTATGACATCCGAAAATATCAAGGGCGCTAACGTTTTCGCACTAAAAGACACTACGGATCCCAACGATAGCGCTCGAACTATTTTGGATGATTATACATCGACAAAAGCGTACGATAAAATTCGAACGGTGCCTTCGACGTCATCGACTTCAAACGATGCACGTTCTGAAAACCAAATCGGAGAATCCACTGCCGATATCAAACAAACTAGCGTATCATACGGTGAGGAAAACGCTAAAATTGATTCTAGTACGGTACGATCAGAATTGGAGGTGCAAACGATATCGGATGCAAGATTTGAAGATCACAGTACTATTAACACCGAATCAGCAGATGATAGATTAAATACTAATGTCGATCAATCTCTGCCAAAGACTCCCACGATATTGTCCGAGATCCCAGAAATAAGAAACGTCGAATACTCCAAATCTATTCCGAGCAAATCCGAGTATTCTACGGAAAATGTTGCACGTGTTACCGATTCCAATATACTTACTTATTCGAGAAAGTTAGATTTTCTGCAGTTAAACAATAAGAACTTGAGCGAGGATATCAGTTCCCTCGAGAAGGACATTAAGGCGCTTTCAGAAATAATGTCACGCTTAAGTAATGAATCGAATGAAAAGTCTAGAGCAGATAATGATGACAGGAATACGTCGCAGGATATATCAGAGATAATATCTAAATCAGTTTTTAGCGatcaaataattgatattgaaaataaagaacGGCAAGCAGTGTTGCCTGAGAAGAAAGTCGATACCGAATCATCTATGtcggtaaataataaaaaatcaatagctTCCAATGCTTTCAGCCATGATAAATACATATCGGACAGAATAAGTAGTGAAATATCGGCAATAATCCCGGAAGAAGCTCCTACCATCTCTAATTTATCTCATGAAATCGATTACGAAGCCAAAAGCAGAGAGATTATgaatgaaatagaaaaatctATACTGTCGCAACATATTAAGATTGCAAGCGGCGATAATCAAACTTCAGCATTAGAAGATGGAAATGAAGAGTTGCTGAATGATTTGGTCTCCGAGcttgatataaaatcgatttCCGAAATTCTTTCCAAAGTGTCAGAGAGTAGAAAGAGCCTCGATCTTGCGAAGAATACAGCAACCCAGATTGTCGATGACTCGAAGAAAAGTATAAATGAACAGAGCGATTTAAGTGAAGCGATACTTGAGAAGGATCTTGTAAAAGCTCGAACAAAAGAAGCGCATTCTCTGGGACTTGCCGAACATTTTAGCACTATATCAATGCAGTCTCCCATCATCGCCGGTCATCGTTCAAAGGAAACGGTATCACAAGGCGATTCGCGAAGCGCGCCTAGTTTAGCTTCAAGTCAGAGCTCGCATGTTGTTGCCAAAGATTTGAAATCGTCGAGAAATATTCTCGAGGCAGAAGTCAGACGTGATGCCGCTGATGATGTGAAGATATCAGAGGATCTCGATGAAGATATTCATACAAAAGTGCTCGACAGTACCGTAAATTCACGGACACTTGCGTCTACGACTGATCAAAATCGATCGCGCACAGTCAGCGCGGGAAATATTTCTCAGGATAAGGACTGGACGACGTCCGATTCGTTCGTGGTACCGCAAGATGAGATTAGCACTGGAGTACGTGAAAAATTCGAGAATTTGAAATCAGGCCTGGACGATACTTTGAATAATTTCTCGGAAAAGAATGTATCACGCGTCGATGATATGACAAATCAAGAAGCTGAAAGCAATTTAATAGGCGACTCTGACGTGTCGGTCTTTCTTCCAAAAGGGGAATCCACCAACGTCGCGGTACAGGACGTTACGTTTAACGACGCCTTAGCACAGTCTCACATGGTAAAAAGCAACGACGAACTTGACGATATATTGGATATAATCGCTAGAGAAAATGATAAACGAAAAAGCATTCCTGGAGGTGAGAAGCTTGATAACGTAATGTCTGATTCTATGGCGGAATTATTAGACAGAGTTAAGGATATCGTAGAAAAGGACGGGAAAAATGTCGATAGTCATTTTAAAGGACTCTTATGTGATATGGATATCAACATAAATCGAACTGAAGCAGTTTCGGAAGcctcaatattaaataacaaagcGCAAAGCGAAATAAACGTGGAAGGTATAAGCGAAAGTAATGCAGCCTCTATGAGTACTTGTAAAGATAAAGAAGCTGGTAATCGTGAGGAAATAATAGATGGTTCGTTACGAACAGTCGACGATAAATCTGCCATAAATGTAAACTTATATGTGGAGATAGATAACGAGGAGAGTCCGCGCGAAGCGGTGTCGGAAgtacaagaaattataataactgaGCTGGATTCGAGTAGCGCCGAGGATAACGTGTTATCTGAACTTGAAATTGATGCCAAAGTTGAATTAGCCGAAGAAGAGGAATCGTGCAATGTAAACGAGGACGAGAATGAATGCGTTGTGGCAGAAAATGAAGGCGCTGTGCCCGTCGAGATAAAGGAATGTCTGGAATCAATCTCGGAACAAGATAGTTCGGATGGCGAGCAGCTGGACAATCTAGTAGAAGTTGCTGTGAGCGGATTGGATACCGTTGAAAAACCTGTTGCGTCGTCGCGTGATTCTCCCGAGCCGATAATAGATGATGCGGCGCAGACTGGACGAGCTGAGGAAGAGACAACTGATGACACTGCCGAGAAGACGAACGAAACCGCGATATCGGACGCACCGGTAGTAGGAAATATCAACAAGACGTTCGACGTACTGAAAGATCCAGAATACGAGGACATCTCCGAGGAAAGTCTCGAGGTGTCCGAGATTCTAGACAAAGATGACTTCTCGAGAACAGGCGCCGCGAAGAAGGCCGCTAACTTGCCGGAGAGGTATCAAACCATCCAGAAATCGGAGGACGTATTGAGAATATTGGACGAAATCACACAGAAGTCATCGTTCGATTCTGTAGCGAGCAATTCGCAAAACAACGAGAGGAGTGACCAGAGTGCGCCGAGTGTAACGGAGGAGATCAGTGAGGCCTCGGGCGCAGAGGTTTCCGCGGAGGACGATGGTTCGTCCCCCGAGATGAATAGAACGACGAACAGGCTCGAGGAGGAGTCTTACGAAGTGGACGAAACCAAAGGTCGATTCTTAGAAAAAGCAAAATTGCAGGACAGACAATCGGTGGAGGCTAACGATGCGGACGGCTTATCTGAGGGAAAGGCGGTTTCTTGGAGACTGAATGAGGATGACAAGTCACGAATAATATACGAGCTGCGCGAGAGAGTCTCGCAACTGCAGGAACAGAATGGCTCGTCTGAATCTAGCGAGGCCGGCGATACTCCGAGGGGTGTGTCCGAGATCGAGATGGACTCTCCGAGAGATTTCAATGACTCGAGGCTGGACATTGATATCCTGGACGATGATCTGCTGAGCGGCACTAAAGCGACGAAACAGAGCATCGATATGGAGACCAATTTCCATTCCGCGTCCATCGTTACCACGTCTGACAAGGACATCGAAGCTATGATCTACGAATTAAAAG CTTCAGTGGGACAACCTGGTCAGGACGTCGCCGAGTTGGAAGCTAAGCTGCTTCGGATCCAACAATTGCAAATCGAGTTGGAG attaagaAATTGGAAGCGGAGGAAGTGTCTTACTACGTTCGAGAGATACCGAACAAGCCACCGCCTCCTTACACCCCACCTGGAGATGGCCGATTATCGGCTTCGCTCAGTTCGCCTTCGCTGGTCACCGCCGTAATCCCGTCGAACGTCGAGGAGCTAACGTCGTTCACCGAGAAAGCCACAACCCTGATATACAACGCCAAGCTGGCCGGTGAGGATATCGCGAATCTGGAAGCGCCTCCCGAGATCTACGAATTGACCAAAGACAAGAGTGAGAGAAGGGACAGGCGGATCTACAACACTTTCCTTTTCGATCTCTGTAAGGAGACCATCGTGGAGGTCTATCGAGCAGAATACGAGAAGCCTGGCCCGAGTTGGACGAAGCCGAACGTGAAGATAAAGCCCACGATGAAGATCCCGAAGAACGTCGAGGAACTGATCGAGTATGTTAACAAGGAGGTCGCTACGCTGTTCGGTTTCAAAACGAAGCTGCAGCGAGAAAACATGGTGATGCGTTGGAGCAGGAAACGCAGAGACAGGGTCGACGAGTTGCTGGCGAGAGAGGCTCAAGCCGAGGAGGACGAATGGACGAAGTTTCATCACGACGAGTTGGCGGTGAAGAATGGACTCACGGTAGCTATACTGGACACTCTCGTGATGGAAGCTGCGAACGTGATGAAAATGGCGTACGGTAAGAAGAGGAGAATGATGGTGTAG
- the LOC139809916 gene encoding protein regulator of cytokinesis 1-like — MADQSEWKPLVQKMVVDFEYALDELQNIWEDIGCTKDMRVMYYDQAYEHIKGLLDDMVAEAQLKRQRLFDNIQDMLKQTTSLYAELHMDKTPKTYEQTPLCKVEQMLQTDLQNLECMKKERMMILKELLTKEHDICKKLGCKALSIAANVVPTEQDLESFKLYLEKQENEKVRLESVFTDIRRSIIKMMNELDISPSSSFQELICKNPEEFVLSASNMTKLREFRDELSTQVEETKCYVEKIKEDLLALWKYLDEPADVCHAFLERYPGYSTNVINALSAEVKRCKEKRKENILQYVTQIRYELLNLWDLCKYCEAERNAFAPFHSNTFTEDLLTLHELEVERLRKFYNDNRTIFELLEQREKLIKKIKDLLQRANNPDRYYNRGGQLLMEEKERKVIQKKLPKIEAELRHAISEYEAKHKQVFTINGTSLEDVLAETLETINHEKESIKKARKEAKDKSIKKSPLNSSKRTPGMSHLSIHRGPMLGLSKRKLFTPSPNSSIKRRNKNGDKNKPTVAASKVRRSGKLPKIQKPGRTSKGGQKRRESSSPTNSITDTTYNQFQGHMTGREELHSSMLPEQILRSSNKLNINKTPVRTPMKPLRKHLLTATPVTPGSTRKTPHSPRVIHTPKLATAPSNLPFIF, encoded by the coding sequence ATGGCTGATCAATCAGAGTGGAAGCCTCTCGTACAAAAAATGGTTGTGGATTTCGAGTACGCGCTCGACGAGCTGCAGAATATCTGGGAAGACATCGGATGCACCAAGGACATGCGAGTGATGTACTATGATCAAGCGTACGAGCACATAAAGGGCTTGCTGGATGATATGGTGGCCGAGGCACAGTTGAAGAGGCAACGTTTGTTCGATAATATACAGGATATGTTAAAACAAACAACATCACTGTACGCAGAACTACATATGGATAAGACACCTAAAACGTACGAACAGACCCCCTTGTGCAAGGTCGAACAGATGCTTCAAACGGATCTGCAAAATTTGGAGTGTATGAAGAAGGAACGTATGATGATCTTGAAAGAGTTGTTGACAAAGGAACATGACATTTGCAAGAAGCTCGGCTGTAAGGCGCTGAGCATCGCCGCGAATGTCGTGCCCACTGAGCAGGATCTCGAGAGTTTCAAGCTTTATCTGGAGAAACAGGAGAACGAGAAGGTACGTTTAGAGAGCGTTTTTACAGACATACGTCGTTCCATAATCAAGATGATGAATGAATTGGATATCTCTCCATCATCGTCGTTCCAAGAGTTGATCTGCAAGAATCCTGAGGAATTTGTGCTGAGCGCGAGCAATATGACGAAATTGAGAGAGTTCAGAGATGAGCTGAGTACGCAAGTGGAAGAAACAAAGTGCTACgttgaaaaaattaaggaaGATTTATTGGCGTTGTGGAAGTATCTTGACGAGCCTGCCGACGTTTGTCACGCGTTCCTTGAAAGGTATCCTGGTTACAGTACCAATGTTATAAATGCCCTCAGCGCAGAAGTAAAGCGTTGTAAAGAGAAACGGAAGGAGAATATTCTTCAGTATGTTACGCAGATCAGATACGAATTGCTGAATTTATGGGACTTGTGCAAATACTGTGAAGCGGAGAGAAATGCATTTGCACCGTTTCATTCCAACACATTCACAGAGGATCTGTTGACGTTGCACGAGTTAGAAGTGGAAAGGCTGCGCAAATTTTATAACGATAACCGAACGATATTCGAGCTTCTGGAGCAACGTGAGAAGctgataaagaaaattaaggaCTTGCTCCAGCGAGCGAACAATCCCGATCGCTATTACAATCGCGGCGGCCAATTGTTGATGGAAGAGAAAGAGCGGAAGGTGATACAAAAGAAGTTACCCAAGATAGAAGCGGAATTGAGGCACGCGATCAGCGAATACGAGGCTAAGCACAAGCAGGTGTTTACCATTAACGGTACATCGTTGGAAGATGTTTTAGCGGAGACTTTGGAAACTATTAATCACGAGAAGGAGTCGATAAAGAAGGCGAGGAAAGAGGCGAAAGATAAATCGATCAAAAAATCGCCTTTAAACAGTTCTAAACGGACGCCAGGTATGTCCCACTTGAGCATTCACAGAGGTCCAATGCTGGGACTATCGAAACGCAAATTGTTCACCCCGTCTCCCAACTCGTCGATAAAGCGCAGAAATAAAAACGGTGACAAGAACAAGCCCACCGTCGCTGCGTCTAAGGTCCGAAGGAGTGGAAAGCTTCCAAAGATTCAGAAGCCAGGCAGAACTTCGAAAGGCGGGCAGAAAAGGAGGGAATCGTCGTCGCCCACTAACAGCATCACGGACACGACGTATAATCAGTTTCAGGGCCACATGACGGGCAGGGAAGAATTGCACAGCTCGATGTTGCCGGAGCAGATACTTAGGAGCTCCAATAAGCTCAATATCAACAAGACGCCGGTACGAACGCCCATGAAACCGCTGAGGAAACATCTTTTAACAGCAACGCCCGTCACTCCCGGCTCCACGCGTAAAACGCCGCACAGTCCCAGAGTCATTCACACCCCAAAACTAGCGACGGCCCCAAGTAACTTACCTTTCATCTTTTAA